The segment CTCTGGATGAAACTGAGTCGCAATAAAAAATGGATGGTTTGGCAGTTCAATAATCTCTACCAAACGACCATCTGGCGAAAGCCCACTAATGACGTAGCCCGACTCAATAAAGAGGTTGCGATAGGCGTTGTTAAATTCATAACGGTGACGATGCCGCTCGTAAATTACCTCTTCTTGATAAAGCCGTTCGGCTAACGTATTGGGGGTGATCCGACAGGGATACAAACCCAACCGCATCGTACCACCCAAATCAACAACATCTTGCTGTTCTGGCAGGAGGTTGATCACCGGGTTTGTACAATCCGGATCAAACTCGGCACTGTCTGCATTATCCAGTTGAGCGACATGGCGTGCCCATTCAATCACTGAACATTGCATCCCCAAACATAGCCCCAGGAAGGGAATTTGGCGATCGCGTGCATACTGAATTGCAGTAATCTTGCCATCAATACCTCGATGACCAAAACCACCCGGCACAACAATGCCATGAACCCCATTGAGATAATGGTCAACCGTGTGAGGTTTGATCTCTTCAGAGTTAATCCAGCGAATATTGATCTCTGTTTCCGCTGCAATCCCCGCATGGCGTAGTGACTCCACGACCGACAGATAAGCATCACTCAAGCGCACATACTTACCCACAATGGCAATTTCAAGCGAGGTTGTTGGGCGATAGAGCCGATCAACCAGTGTCTTCCATTGCTCCAGGTCAGGTTGTCGCTGAGGTAATTGCAACAACTCTAGAGCTTGATATGCCAATCCTTCCTCCTCTAACTTCAGAGGCACTTCATAAATGCTGGCAGCATCTTGAGCCGTAATCACACACTCAACGGGCACATCACAAAAGCCAGAGAGTTTTTCCTTTAACCCCGGCAGAATGGGGCGATCACACCGACAAATCAGCAAATCAGGTTGAATCCCAATCGATCGCAATTCCTTTACTGAGTGCTGCGTGGGCTTAGTTTTCATTTCCCCTGCTGAAGGAATCCACGGCAACAACGTCACATGCATGTAGATGACATTCTTGCGACCGACCTCTTTGCGAAACTGCCGAATGGCTTCCAGAAAAGGTAACGACTCAATATCACCAACCGTGCCACCAATTTCGATAATGACGACATCGGGATTCGTGTTTCTTGCAACCCGCAAGATCCGCTCCTTAATCTCATTGGTGATATGCGGAATAACTTGAACCGTTCCTCCGTTATAGTCGCCCCGACGCTCTTTATTAATGACCGCCTGATAAATAGAGCCAGTGGTGACACTATTGAGCCGCGACATTGAGGTATTGGTAAATCGTTCATAATGCCCCAGGTCTAAATCCGTCTCAGCCCCGTCTTCAGTGACAAACACTTCACCATGCTGAAACGGACTCATCGTACCCGGATCAACGTTAATGTAAGGGTCAAGCTTGAGTATTGAGACAGAATAATCGCGCGACTTTAACAACCGTCCTAAGCTCGCTGCTACGATCCCCTTACCGATGCTAGA is part of the Oscillatoria sp. FACHB-1407 genome and harbors:
- a CDS encoding CTP synthase, whose product is MNKFVFVTGGVVSSIGKGIVAASLGRLLKSRDYSVSILKLDPYINVDPGTMSPFQHGEVFVTEDGAETDLDLGHYERFTNTSMSRLNSVTTGSIYQAVINKERRGDYNGGTVQVIPHITNEIKERILRVARNTNPDVVIIEIGGTVGDIESLPFLEAIRQFRKEVGRKNVIYMHVTLLPWIPSAGEMKTKPTQHSVKELRSIGIQPDLLICRCDRPILPGLKEKLSGFCDVPVECVITAQDAASIYEVPLKLEEEGLAYQALELLQLPQRQPDLEQWKTLVDRLYRPTTSLEIAIVGKYVRLSDAYLSVVESLRHAGIAAETEINIRWINSEEIKPHTVDHYLNGVHGIVVPGGFGHRGIDGKITAIQYARDRQIPFLGLCLGMQCSVIEWARHVAQLDNADSAEFDPDCTNPVINLLPEQQDVVDLGGTMRLGLYPCRITPNTLAERLYQEEVIYERHRHRYEFNNAYRNLFIESGYVISGLSPDGRLVEIIELPNHPFFIATQFHPELQSRPDKPHPLFKGLVTVANKLAKSSEWQDAPLPAEISY